From a single Pseudobutyrivibrio xylanivorans genomic region:
- a CDS encoding helix-turn-helix transcriptional regulator translates to MNVEESMEHYKSNLREIRERIGISQDQLASATGISRRTIISMESDEGADPRLSTVKRLMTYLDVGLEDLYNQEI, encoded by the coding sequence ATGAACGTGGAGGAATCTATGGAGCATTATAAATCAAATCTGCGAGAGATTCGTGAGCGGATAGGTATTTCTCAGGATCAATTAGCATCTGCTACAGGCATTAGTCGTAGAACTATTATCTCAATGGAATCTGATGAAGGTGCAGATCCAAGATTAAGTACAGTCAAACGCTTGATGACTTATTTGGATGTTGGACTGGAGGACCTGTATAATCAAGAAATTTAA
- a CDS encoding HIRAN domain-containing protein — translation MSKKYFTLVGCKYYFGTDFLKPGMKIKLEKEPDNEYDAEAILVKMKGIGAIGHVANSTYTVKGDTMSAGRLYDKIGKKAKAKIVYVIPGGAVCKIVEKRVQELLNQIHLMLKWGYQRKN, via the coding sequence ATGAGTAAGAAGTATTTCACATTAGTAGGTTGTAAGTATTATTTTGGAACAGATTTTCTTAAACCAGGAATGAAGATAAAGCTAGAGAAAGAGCCTGATAATGAGTATGATGCTGAGGCTATTTTAGTAAAGATGAAAGGTATAGGGGCCATAGGTCACGTGGCAAATAGTACATATACTGTAAAAGGGGACACAATGAGCGCAGGTAGACTTTATGACAAGATTGGCAAGAAGGCAAAAGCAAAGATAGTATATGTTATTCCAGGTGGCGCGGTGTGTAAGATTGTTGAAAAAAGAGTGCAAGAATTATTAAATCAAATTCATCTGATGCTGAAATGGGGTTATCAGAGGAAGAATTAG
- a CDS encoding tyrosine-type recombinase/integrase, whose amino-acid sequence MSRPSKSDKRKDKDGYVLRKGESQKKGDGRYVYTYTDGYKKRRYVYARTLVELRELEKKIRDDMTFDLDYSAASRMTLNDLFDRYIKQKYNLKPSTKLNYINNYRNHVRDGFGKKRIVDIRYTDIKIFYHELLVDKKLSISTVENINNAIHPAFKMAIRDQLLIRNPTDDIMGEIKKSKEFKSPEKRIALSIPEQKSFMQFLYNSPEYKGWYPIIAVLVGTGMRISECLGLRWEDVDMKERLISVNHTLEYRPIEEHGRCEKHIETPKTDAGERTIPIFDEVFEAILLEYQYQKCLGFCKEEIDGYSGFVFSTAENKTYLQTAVNNGIHRAVKAHNAQEKIKADLEGRDPIIVPDISAHNLRHTFCTRLCEVEQNLKVIMSIMGHSDIRTTMEIYAEVKKEKKQEVLSNLQGKIIIS is encoded by the coding sequence ATGTCAAGACCAAGTAAATCTGACAAAAGAAAAGACAAAGACGGATATGTGCTTCGAAAGGGCGAGAGCCAGAAGAAAGGCGATGGTAGGTATGTATACACCTACACGGACGGATATAAAAAACGTCGATATGTTTATGCTAGAACGCTGGTAGAGCTGAGAGAGTTGGAAAAGAAGATCAGGGATGATATGACATTTGACCTGGACTATTCAGCTGCATCTCGAATGACGCTCAATGATCTTTTTGACAGATACATAAAACAAAAGTATAACCTTAAGCCTTCGACAAAACTCAACTATATAAATAATTACAGAAATCATGTCAGGGATGGATTTGGAAAGAAAAGAATAGTTGATATCCGTTACACTGATATTAAAATTTTCTACCATGAATTGCTTGTCGATAAGAAGTTATCTATATCTACAGTTGAGAATATTAATAATGCGATTCACCCTGCATTTAAGATGGCTATAAGAGATCAGCTTCTTATAAGAAATCCCACAGATGATATCATGGGAGAGATTAAGAAAAGCAAGGAATTCAAATCACCGGAAAAGAGAATTGCTCTTTCTATTCCTGAGCAAAAATCATTCATGCAGTTTCTGTATAATAGCCCGGAGTATAAGGGATGGTACCCTATAATTGCTGTTCTTGTGGGAACCGGAATGAGAATATCTGAATGCCTCGGATTGCGTTGGGAAGACGTTGACATGAAGGAGCGGCTGATCAGCGTAAATCACACATTGGAATATAGACCAATAGAGGAACATGGGAGATGTGAGAAGCACATTGAAACACCTAAAACTGATGCGGGTGAACGTACAATTCCCATTTTCGATGAGGTATTTGAGGCTATTTTGCTGGAATACCAGTATCAGAAATGTCTGGGGTTCTGTAAAGAGGAGATAGATGGGTATTCTGGTTTTGTGTTTTCTACAGCAGAGAATAAGACATACCTTCAGACAGCTGTAAATAATGGTATTCATAGAGCTGTTAAAGCTCATAATGCTCAGGAAAAGATTAAGGCAGATCTGGAAGGTCGTGATCCTATTATTGTTCCGGATATAAGTGCTCATAATCTCAGACATACATTTTGTACAAGGTTGTGCGAAGTGGAGCAGAATCTAAAAGTTATTATGAGTATTATGGGACACTCAGATATCAGAACAACTATGGAAATCTATGCAGAAGTCAAAAAAGAAAAGAAGCAGGAAGTCTTGTCTAACTTACAGGGAAAGATTATAATTAGTTAG
- a CDS encoding methyl-accepting chemotaxis protein gives MSKKEVEKQDGSRISMKDSIKTKLIAIMVLVAAIPLIVAVVVSYFTSTDKALADAKDIYEWQVWYLEERFETVCSNNIKMIESVAKNQTVIDYMLGDTSIPYEEAQAVLIKCDEALDDGDHTSIAGADGMQVLRAQGDFIDVSEREYFQEAMKGNVFVSNIQVSKTNGRRMITFAVPVKNGNDVIGIVHRNYDLNNFHEILAADTTNAFIIDRTGKVCAHAAYEIGEGAHEEEDMSNLDFFTGSDEEGFYLEKKYNNNYIAFARNETTNFYVCTATSEDDVLSAARKSAIIVICVGAVLLIAAIIISLFMANSFTTPTIAVAKSLEALSDGRFQKVEKHDKRKDEFGLISNATNSLIDKLDAIVTNIKKSASDVGSSSEELSDMANQISQTAEDVSNAVQEIASGATQQADEIQQATENVGRIGDAVGSVQTSSGDLSTLAGKMKEASEVSSRSLAQLQDSSAEMTVKIDDITRTISATKDAVNSISEKVEGITSIATQTNLLSLNASIEAARAGEAGKGFAVVAEEIGKLAEDSKQMADDIRLEMESLLEQSEAAVAAAAEVKNGNNEQQIALGETLDAVNGMLDDIGSTVGGVRLISDGADTCETSKNAVVDTMSALSAISEENAASSEETGASMQELSATVTTLAGSANGLKEIAEKLNEEMKFFKS, from the coding sequence ATGAGTAAAAAGGAAGTCGAAAAACAGGATGGAAGTAGAATAAGCATGAAAGACAGCATCAAGACCAAGCTTATTGCAATAATGGTTCTTGTTGCGGCAATACCTCTTATCGTGGCGGTGGTTGTTAGCTATTTTACTTCAACTGATAAAGCTCTTGCGGATGCCAAGGATATTTACGAGTGGCAGGTCTGGTATCTGGAAGAACGGTTTGAAACAGTATGCAGTAACAATATAAAAATGATTGAGAGTGTGGCCAAAAATCAGACGGTTATAGATTATATGCTGGGAGATACCAGTATACCCTATGAAGAAGCACAGGCTGTTTTAATAAAATGTGATGAGGCTCTTGATGACGGTGATCATACTTCTATAGCCGGTGCCGATGGTATGCAGGTTTTGAGAGCCCAGGGTGATTTTATTGATGTTTCCGAGAGAGAGTATTTCCAGGAAGCAATGAAAGGAAATGTTTTTGTTTCCAATATCCAGGTAAGTAAAACCAATGGTCGTAGAATGATAACCTTCGCAGTACCTGTTAAAAATGGTAATGATGTAATAGGTATAGTTCACAGAAACTATGATCTCAACAATTTTCATGAAATACTTGCAGCAGACACAACCAATGCTTTTATAATCGACAGAACAGGAAAAGTATGTGCACATGCTGCTTATGAAATTGGAGAGGGTGCTCACGAAGAAGAGGATATGTCTAACCTTGATTTCTTTACCGGCAGTGACGAAGAAGGCTTCTACCTAGAGAAAAAATATAATAACAATTACATCGCTTTTGCCAGAAATGAAACAACCAACTTCTATGTATGTACTGCAACCAGTGAAGATGATGTGCTTAGCGCAGCAAGAAAATCTGCAATCATTGTAATTTGCGTCGGTGCTGTTCTTCTGATCGCAGCTATCATTATTTCACTTTTCATGGCAAACAGCTTCACAACACCGACAATAGCTGTAGCAAAATCACTTGAAGCATTGTCGGACGGAAGATTCCAGAAGGTAGAAAAGCACGATAAGAGAAAAGACGAGTTCGGACTTATTTCAAACGCAACCAATTCTTTGATAGATAAGCTGGATGCTATTGTTACAAATATCAAGAAATCAGCCAGCGATGTCGGATCATCCTCGGAAGAGCTATCGGATATGGCTAATCAGATATCCCAGACAGCAGAAGATGTATCCAATGCTGTTCAGGAAATCGCTTCCGGCGCTACTCAGCAGGCAGATGAAATCCAGCAGGCAACAGAAAATGTCGGCAGGATTGGCGATGCGGTAGGAAGCGTGCAGACATCCTCCGGAGATCTGTCAACTCTTGCAGGTAAGATGAAGGAAGCATCGGAAGTTTCCAGTAGGTCCCTTGCTCAGCTTCAGGATTCATCTGCCGAGATGACAGTGAAGATCGATGATATCACACGTACGATCAGTGCAACCAAAGATGCCGTTAACAGCATAAGCGAAAAGGTTGAAGGCATCACATCAATTGCAACCCAGACCAATCTGTTGTCTCTCAATGCTTCTATCGAGGCTGCACGAGCAGGTGAAGCAGGTAAGGGATTTGCCGTTGTTGCAGAAGAAATCGGTAAACTTGCTGAGGACTCCAAGCAGATGGCAGATGACATCAGACTTGAGATGGAATCACTTCTTGAGCAGTCTGAAGCTGCAGTTGCAGCAGCTGCCGAAGTTAAGAACGGAAACAATGAGCAGCAGATAGCTCTTGGTGAAACCTTAGATGCGGTAAACGGTATGCTTGATGATATCGGAAGTACGGTAGGAGGTGTAAGGCTTATCTCCGATGGTGCTGATACATGTGAGACATCCAAGAATGCTGTTGTCGATACCATGAGCGCTCTTTCAGCCATTTCCGAAGAAAATGCCGCATCCTCAGAAGAGACCGGCGCTTCCATGCAGGAGCTTTCCGCTACGGTAACAACTCTTGCGGGATCAGCCAACGGGCTTAAGGAAATCGCAGAAAAGCTCAATGAAGAAATGAAGTTCTTTAAGTCATAA
- a CDS encoding bifunctional diguanylate cyclase/phosphodiesterase codes for MANSDNTDEKLTTQDDFSELFIKYIDAMVDFEHFSREPLVDVLCRLARSFRLTKVVTEFYRSSVDEKDGKGEILCDFNEGSADIVVLKKELISRTGAIVRAIAYSAKGTEHLSNKEEQQLDICLRSMMSYVGRNRMQKAIENLAFHDNNGYPNFAYFFRHLEKMNKTGGFNGFTAIMYNLKDFSVINRDLGFEEGNAVMKAHFDTLRDMIGNSGTVCRVGGDSFAAIFPNEMLEKILAFFEGTPIIYDRLTSSSAIVSAYAGVFIIPSDFKYERPGNIVEMILPTCQTAKISDETDVVYASMQYIEDKENVSKIRRHFEEALNNYEFHAYYQPKVNVETGRIIGAEALCRWIRDGRIIPPMDFIPILERNTDIFRLDFYMLDLVCKNIRKWLDEGKNVVRISINFSRKHLADPELLDKVVSIINRYDIPYEYIEIELTETTTEGDYLKLKKLVEGLTKIGIHTSIDDFGIGYSSLNLIRELPWNVMKIDRSLLPISSTDQKDLSTVLYKHITAMASDMGIECLTEGVETAEQVQILRDNCCL; via the coding sequence ATGGCCAACTCAGATAATACTGATGAAAAATTGACAACACAAGATGATTTTTCAGAACTATTCATAAAATACATCGATGCCATGGTTGATTTTGAACATTTTTCCAGAGAACCCCTGGTTGATGTTCTTTGCAGATTGGCTCGTTCTTTTCGTCTGACCAAAGTTGTCACAGAGTTTTATAGGAGCAGTGTGGATGAAAAAGACGGCAAGGGAGAAATCCTCTGTGATTTCAATGAAGGTTCTGCGGACATTGTTGTGCTCAAAAAAGAACTCATTTCAAGAACAGGGGCTATAGTTAGAGCCATAGCATATTCTGCCAAAGGCACAGAACATTTGAGCAATAAAGAAGAACAGCAGCTTGACATCTGTCTGCGTTCCATGATGAGTTACGTAGGACGGAACCGTATGCAGAAAGCAATCGAGAATCTCGCGTTTCATGACAACAATGGATATCCGAATTTTGCATATTTCTTCCGCCATCTTGAAAAAATGAATAAAACAGGTGGATTTAACGGCTTTACCGCCATTATGTATAACCTTAAGGATTTTTCTGTCATAAATCGTGATTTGGGATTCGAAGAAGGCAACGCCGTTATGAAAGCCCATTTCGATACTTTAAGGGATATGATTGGAAATAGTGGTACTGTGTGTCGTGTGGGAGGGGATAGCTTCGCAGCTATATTCCCAAATGAAATGTTGGAGAAAATTCTCGCTTTTTTTGAAGGCACACCTATCATATATGACCGGCTGACTTCAAGCAGCGCAATCGTATCAGCATATGCCGGAGTATTTATCATTCCGAGTGATTTCAAATATGAAAGGCCGGGCAACATTGTTGAAATGATCTTGCCCACTTGTCAGACTGCAAAAATATCCGATGAAACTGATGTTGTATATGCGAGTATGCAGTATATAGAGGATAAAGAGAATGTTTCAAAAATCCGCAGACATTTTGAAGAAGCTCTAAATAATTATGAATTCCATGCATACTATCAGCCAAAAGTAAATGTTGAAACGGGCAGGATCATAGGCGCAGAGGCTCTATGCAGATGGATCAGGGATGGAAGGATAATACCACCTATGGATTTCATTCCGATACTCGAACGTAACACGGATATATTCCGGCTGGATTTCTATATGCTTGATCTTGTTTGTAAGAATATAAGAAAATGGTTGGATGAAGGGAAAAACGTGGTTCGGATATCTATTAACTTTTCCCGTAAGCACCTGGCTGATCCGGAACTTTTGGATAAAGTCGTCAGTATAATAAACCGATATGATATCCCATATGAATACATTGAGATAGAGCTAACCGAGACAACTACAGAAGGCGATTATCTTAAACTCAAAAAGCTGGTCGAAGGTCTTACAAAGATAGGTATACATACATCCATTGATGATTTTGGTATCGGCTACTCTTCCTTAAATCTTATCAGGGAGTTGCCATGGAACGTAATGAAGATTGACAGAAGTCTACTTCCGATATCTTCAACCGACCAAAAAGATCTCTCTACAGTTCTATATAAGCACATAACAGCTATGGCATCTGACATGGGAATCGAATGCCTTACAGAAGGTGTTGAAACTGCTGAGCAGGTTCAGATTCTTCGTGACAATTGTTGCTTATGA
- a CDS encoding methyl-accepting chemotaxis protein, protein MSVIVQLNSVFMAKGDNYMTPDQYARSNKKVFQINLIIVFAALLMVVLDAAAHGMSLGLVIEIVAVPAVVLQMTVGFIKFRETRFGAVVILGGPTLYYMVIMIIQNDMIFYAFAIPVMLSCILYLDLRLYVVGQMAMTIGGFIVLVRNLIATGSIPRDHFVAGFIIILAGIAGIESLKMRRTLVREDDEAIKKGQETQEKTRIQMVEIAKEITRLFDEAHGEVDELKSIIGRNHDGMRDIADSTGDTAAAVTEQSHQIADIHEQTEVADAKRNQMVEMSESTQKAVIDGTKVIDQLKDKTANVVEMSDKTVASTRAVTEKVEKVEKIVGSIISISMQTNLLALNASIEAARAGEAGKGFAVVADEIRQLSEQTSSASNQITSIMQELSADVQNAVDSTNAAAESVKAQDILIRETADTFEEIGENVGNLIGRFNDIGTSIEAIGRSATEINNNIASLAATSEQVAALSGMGEEGARTAVEKFDEFDILLKGIYDQAQRLK, encoded by the coding sequence TTGTCAGTTATTGTACAGTTAAATTCTGTTTTCATGGCGAAAGGAGATAATTATATGACCCCTGACCAGTATGCAAGATCAAACAAAAAAGTATTTCAGATCAACCTTATTATTGTCTTTGCTGCGCTTTTAATGGTAGTGCTGGATGCTGCAGCACACGGAATGAGCCTGGGGCTTGTCATCGAGATTGTCGCTGTCCCGGCAGTTGTGCTGCAGATGACGGTTGGATTTATCAAATTCAGAGAGACCAGGTTTGGCGCAGTGGTTATTCTGGGAGGTCCGACTCTTTACTATATGGTTATCATGATAATACAAAATGATATGATTTTTTATGCATTCGCGATACCGGTAATGCTGTCGTGTATTCTTTATCTGGACTTAAGGCTCTATGTGGTGGGACAGATGGCTATGACCATAGGCGGATTTATTGTCCTGGTCAGAAATCTTATTGCTACAGGTTCGATACCCAGGGACCATTTTGTGGCCGGTTTCATAATCATTCTTGCGGGAATTGCCGGAATAGAGTCGCTTAAGATGAGGCGGACCCTGGTAAGAGAGGACGACGAGGCCATCAAGAAAGGGCAGGAGACCCAGGAAAAGACCCGTATCCAGATGGTGGAGATCGCCAAGGAAATTACGAGGCTGTTTGATGAGGCCCATGGGGAAGTCGATGAGTTAAAGAGCATCATAGGAAGAAACCACGATGGCATGAGGGATATTGCGGACAGCACAGGAGATACCGCAGCTGCCGTGACAGAGCAGTCACATCAGATAGCAGATATCCATGAGCAGACGGAAGTGGCTGATGCCAAGAGAAATCAGATGGTTGAGATGTCCGAGAGCACGCAGAAAGCCGTTATTGATGGGACTAAGGTCATCGACCAGCTCAAGGACAAGACCGCAAATGTTGTTGAGATGAGTGATAAGACGGTGGCATCCACAAGAGCTGTCACTGAGAAGGTCGAAAAGGTTGAGAAGATTGTCGGTTCCATCATATCGATATCAATGCAGACCAATCTTCTTGCGCTCAATGCTTCAATTGAGGCAGCGCGTGCGGGAGAAGCCGGGAAAGGTTTCGCTGTGGTTGCCGATGAGATAAGGCAGCTGTCGGAGCAGACCAGCAGTGCTTCAAATCAGATCACCAGCATCATGCAGGAGCTTTCCGCTGATGTTCAGAATGCGGTAGACTCTACCAATGCGGCAGCTGAGTCTGTCAAGGCTCAGGACATTCTTATCAGAGAGACCGCAGATACTTTTGAAGAGATCGGGGAGAACGTTGGAAACCTTATAGGAAGATTTAATGATATCGGTACTTCCATAGAAGCTATAGGAAGAAGTGCAACGGAGATCAATAATAATATTGCGAGCCTCGCCGCCACAAGTGAGCAGGTGGCAGCTTTGTCCGGTATGGGCGAAGAGGGAGCAAGGACAGCGGTGGAGAAATTTGATGAGTTTGATATTCTGCTGAAGGGGATATATGATCAGGCGCAGAGGCTGAAATAA